The following are encoded together in the Ignavibacteriales bacterium genome:
- a CDS encoding HAMP domain-containing sensor histidine kinase, with translation MLTIRKKIVLSYTMVFGFLLIIISIFAIDDIRREQKRMVSTQLADYSQKLRSELTRQIYSKEFPKLEKFNKINSEGLIHRQFMILNSDFKKVVVVGEFSKDFSTEMLKLNVEKWFEVKQDNHDFYCTVIKEELDTSRKYFIVAASSLQEYKRQITIHIFFFIIVIPITLFITAAAANFISKYSFKPILNMIDTVETITATSLSKRIELPKVKDEIRKLGETLNDMINRLDKSFESQKRFIADASHEIKTPLTVIQTELELAELSSKEEEIKESIKIALTEIERLNVLSNSLLALAKLDASPQALNYELVRLDELVIECIQLMKSVASVNRVELYPSISDIIELQADREKLKSVIINLIDNAIKFSKVNSKVEINLEKNNSSAILKIKDYGCGIPEAELQHIFKRFYRSNETRGKIPGSGLGLSLAQEIVRIHKGTISVESEVGKRTTFIVQLPLS, from the coding sequence ATGCTTACAATCAGGAAAAAAATTGTTTTAAGCTACACAATGGTATTTGGATTTCTGCTTATAATAATTTCTATTTTTGCAATTGATGATATTCGGAGAGAGCAAAAGAGAATGGTTTCTACTCAGCTTGCTGATTATTCTCAAAAACTTAGGAGTGAGCTAACAAGACAAATATACAGTAAAGAATTTCCTAAACTTGAAAAATTTAACAAAATAAATTCAGAAGGATTAATTCACCGTCAGTTTATGATTTTAAATTCCGATTTTAAAAAAGTTGTGGTAGTCGGTGAATTCTCTAAAGATTTTTCTACCGAAATGCTGAAACTAAATGTTGAAAAATGGTTTGAAGTTAAACAGGATAATCATGATTTCTACTGCACGGTAATTAAGGAGGAATTAGATACATCCAGAAAATATTTTATTGTGGCTGCATCATCTTTGCAGGAATACAAACGCCAGATTACAATACATATTTTCTTTTTTATTATTGTAATTCCAATTACATTATTTATAACAGCAGCAGCAGCAAACTTCATTTCAAAATATTCTTTCAAACCAATATTGAATATGATTGACACAGTTGAGACTATTACAGCCACAAGCCTAAGTAAACGAATTGAACTACCTAAAGTAAAAGATGAAATAAGAAAACTTGGAGAAACACTTAATGATATGATTAACCGTCTCGATAAATCATTTGAAAGCCAAAAACGTTTTATAGCCGATGCTTCCCACGAAATTAAAACTCCGCTTACAGTTATCCAGACAGAGCTTGAACTTGCAGAACTCAGTTCTAAAGAAGAAGAAATAAAAGAAAGCATAAAAATAGCTTTGACTGAAATTGAAAGATTAAATGTTCTTTCTAATTCATTGCTGGCGCTTGCAAAATTGGATGCTTCTCCGCAGGCATTAAATTATGAATTAGTAAGATTGGACGAGTTAGTTATCGAATGCATACAGCTGATGAAAAGCGTTGCTTCTGTAAACCGTGTAGAACTTTATCCTTCAATTTCAGATATAATTGAATTGCAGGCAGATAGAGAAAAATTAAAAAGTGTAATAATAAATTTGATTGATAATGCAATCAAGTTTTCAAAAGTAAATAGTAAAGTAGAAATAAATCTTGAAAAGAATAATTCCTCTGCAATTCTAAAAATAAAAGACTATGGATGCGGCATTCCGGAAGCTGAGTTGCAACATATCTTCAAAAGATTTTATCGCTCAAATGAAACTCGCGGAAAAATTCCCGGGAGCGGATTAGGTCTTTCGCTTGCGCAGGAGATTGTTAGAATTCACAAAGGCACTATTTCGGTTGAAAGTGAAGTAGGAAAGAGAACAACTTTTATTGTGCAACTGCCGTTAAGTTAA
- a CDS encoding response regulator transcription factor produces the protein MRILIIEDEKKIADAICKGLQREGYAVDLANDGVEGEELAIINSYDLIILDIILPKQDGWQTCTNLRNKKIIVPILMLTALGDVTDRIKGLDQGADDYLSKPFHFGELLARIRSLIRRNTVVKTTKIERFGVVLDQCLHQAARDGKEISLSAKEFSLLELFMMNPDKILTREKISEHLWDMNFDPKSNVIESFIKFLRQKIDKEFDKPLIHTVRGVGYLFSDKER, from the coding sequence TTGAGAATTTTAATAATAGAAGACGAAAAAAAAATTGCCGATGCAATTTGCAAAGGATTACAGAGAGAAGGTTATGCCGTTGACCTTGCCAACGATGGTGTTGAAGGCGAAGAACTTGCAATAATCAATTCGTATGATTTAATAATTCTGGATATTATACTTCCAAAACAAGATGGCTGGCAAACCTGTACAAATTTACGCAATAAAAAAATTATTGTTCCAATTTTAATGCTTACTGCACTTGGCGATGTTACGGATAGGATAAAAGGATTAGACCAGGGTGCTGATGATTATCTTTCAAAGCCTTTTCATTTTGGAGAACTGCTTGCACGGATTCGTTCTCTTATCCGACGTAATACTGTTGTGAAAACAACTAAGATTGAAAGATTCGGAGTTGTTCTCGACCAATGTTTACACCAGGCGGCTAGAGATGGAAAGGAAATATCATTATCCGCTAAAGAATTTTCTTTACTGGAATTGTTTATGATGAATCCGGACAAAATTCTTACTCGGGAAAAAATCTCCGAGCATTTGTGGGATATGAATTTTGATCCAAAGAGCAACGTAATAGAATCGTTTATAAAATTTCTCCGACAAAAAATTGATAAAGAATTTGATAAACCTCTAATCCACACAGTACGCGGAGTTGGTTATTTATTTTCCGATAAGGAGAGATAA
- a CDS encoding fatty acid desaturase: METITKINPNDWKNLVAKYQTSHTWKSIWQLGNSLIPFFVLWYAMYRTLEVSYWLTLLLSIPAAGFQVRIFIIQHDCGHGSFLKSHKANSWIGLLCSFITWTPYFYWRKGHGIHHAHAGNLEYRGIGDVYTMTVQEYLQKSTWGKIKYRLYRHPLFLFFFIPAIIFVLWYRFPTSKNKALKKVQSNVYWTDLVIILLVGSLIWLVGLKAYLLVQLPIIFLAASAGNWLFYVQHQFEDTYWADKNNWDFSLAAMQGSSYYKLPKIIQWFTGNIGFHHIHHLSPVIPNYLLEKCYKNNLVFQKAVTLNLHTSLKSIFLSLWDEDQKKIISFHKLKKIKVHHITATI, from the coding sequence ATGGAAACAATAACTAAAATAAATCCTAACGACTGGAAAAATCTTGTAGCAAAATATCAAACATCTCACACCTGGAAAAGTATTTGGCAATTAGGTAATTCATTAATACCATTTTTTGTTCTATGGTATGCAATGTATCGAACCCTGGAAGTTAGTTACTGGTTAACTCTTCTTCTATCAATTCCGGCAGCAGGATTTCAGGTTCGTATTTTTATAATTCAGCACGATTGTGGACACGGATCATTTTTAAAATCTCATAAAGCGAATAGCTGGATTGGTTTGTTGTGCAGCTTTATCACCTGGACTCCTTATTTTTATTGGAGGAAAGGACATGGTATTCATCACGCTCATGCAGGAAATTTGGAATATCGCGGGATCGGGGATGTTTATACAATGACTGTTCAGGAATATCTTCAGAAATCAACCTGGGGGAAAATAAAATACCGGTTATACCGGCATCCATTATTTTTATTCTTTTTTATACCGGCAATAATATTTGTGCTTTGGTACAGGTTCCCCACATCAAAAAATAAAGCTTTAAAGAAAGTTCAATCCAATGTTTACTGGACAGACCTGGTAATTATATTGCTTGTAGGCTCCTTGATTTGGTTGGTTGGATTAAAAGCTTATTTATTAGTGCAATTACCTATCATTTTTTTAGCAGCATCTGCGGGTAACTGGCTGTTTTATGTTCAGCATCAATTTGAAGATACTTACTGGGCAGATAAAAATAATTGGGATTTCTCTCTGGCTGCAATGCAGGGAAGTTCTTATTATAAGTTGCCAAAAATAATTCAATGGTTTACCGGTAATATTGGATTCCATCATATTCATCATCTTAGTCCGGTAATTCCAAATTATTTGCTGGAAAAATGTTATAAGAATAACTTGGTTTTTCAGAAGGCGGTAACATTAAATTTGCACACAAGCCTAAAAAGTATTTTCTTAAGTCTATGGGATGAAGATCAAAAAAAAATAATCAGTTTCCATAAACTTAAAAAGATTAAAGTCCATCATATTACCGCTACAATTTAG
- a CDS encoding TonB-dependent receptor, protein MSDRIRFILTVILSIILVIVLSAVLFSQEPKGTINGKIISQNSKEDLVGSTILILDTKLGTTTNLDGSFTIPNVPVGNYKLEIRSVGYESLIRTDVFVRPERITQIEIELKETLIQTEGVTVTAGYFQKIDADNLGLVNFNSEEIKRSPGSMGDVSRIILSLPSTSKVSDENNDLVVRGGSPSENGFFVDGIPIPNINHFPAIGSTGGPIGILNVDLIDNFNFLTSGFSSSYGDKLSSIVDIKYREGNKEEFDLQADLNWAGFGGGAEGPLPGKIGSWMLSFKRSYLDFFQKAAGMGMLIRYGDAQGKVTYDINKNHKITLLDIFADDYEKFNRDDAIEQGSSYYGMIKNYQNTAGVSWRALWNKDFYSTTNISLSTQSFKNDFNKVSTSEKHYSSNNLENSFNLKNSNYLQLNKWNKLELGIDINFSVGKYDYTMYSDTNRLGTVDPTNVVNRKIHPQRAGIFLSYVVNPFDRFTASIGIRSDYYSLNEVMKWSPRLSIAYDLTDQLRLSANTGIFYQQLPMVLLSQKEKFKKLNSVTAYHFGAGLEFLVTPDTKLSLEVYDKEYENLPLTKQDPSLCVIDGGLSGNSFGNYDNLENIGKGFTRGIELLIQKKLAEDFYGIISGSYFRSRYQDYNSAWRNRIYDNKFIFSFIVGYKPTNDWEFSLRWTYAGGIPYTPFNIEKSSQARLGIIDDSKINEERYPDYHSLNIRVDKKFFFSSQSVDIYLSIWNTYNRKNITEYVWNADKNLQETIFQWSIMPIFGIEWEL, encoded by the coding sequence ATGTCAGACAGAATCAGATTTATTTTAACAGTTATCCTCTCAATAATATTGGTAATAGTTTTGTCCGCTGTTTTATTTAGTCAGGAACCCAAGGGAACTATAAACGGAAAAATTATTAGTCAAAATTCAAAAGAAGATCTTGTCGGCTCTACAATTTTAATTCTGGATACAAAACTTGGCACAACAACAAATTTGGACGGCAGCTTCACAATTCCAAATGTGCCCGTGGGAAATTATAAATTGGAAATTCGATCAGTAGGTTACGAAAGTTTAATAAGAACAGATGTATTTGTTCGTCCAGAAAGAATTACACAAATTGAAATAGAATTAAAGGAAACATTAATTCAAACAGAAGGAGTTACTGTAACTGCAGGTTATTTCCAGAAAATTGACGCCGATAATCTTGGTTTGGTTAATTTCAATTCAGAAGAAATAAAAAGATCACCCGGTTCCATGGGTGATGTAAGTAGAATAATTTTATCTTTACCGAGCACATCTAAAGTATCCGATGAAAACAATGACCTTGTTGTTAGAGGTGGTAGTCCGAGCGAGAATGGTTTTTTTGTTGATGGTATTCCGATTCCAAATATAAATCATTTCCCTGCTATTGGTTCCACCGGGGGACCAATTGGAATTCTGAATGTTGACTTAATTGATAATTTTAATTTTTTAACAAGCGGTTTCTCGTCATCATATGGCGACAAACTTTCTTCTATAGTTGACATTAAATACCGGGAAGGAAATAAAGAAGAATTTGATCTGCAAGCTGATTTAAATTGGGCTGGTTTTGGTGGTGGAGCTGAAGGTCCATTACCGGGCAAGATAGGATCGTGGATGCTTTCGTTTAAACGAAGTTATTTAGATTTTTTCCAGAAAGCTGCCGGAATGGGAATGCTTATTCGTTACGGAGATGCTCAGGGAAAAGTAACATATGATATAAATAAAAACCATAAAATTACTTTGCTTGATATTTTTGCAGACGATTATGAGAAGTTTAATAGAGATGATGCGATTGAGCAAGGAAGTAGTTATTATGGAATGATAAAGAATTATCAGAACACTGCGGGAGTTTCCTGGCGGGCATTATGGAACAAAGATTTTTATTCAACAACAAATATTTCCTTATCAACACAAAGTTTTAAAAATGATTTCAATAAAGTAAGCACAAGTGAAAAACATTATTCTTCTAACAATCTTGAGAATTCATTTAATTTAAAGAACTCAAACTATTTACAACTTAACAAATGGAATAAGCTGGAACTTGGAATTGATATAAACTTTAGTGTTGGCAAATATGATTATACTATGTACTCTGATACCAATAGACTTGGAACAGTTGATCCGACTAATGTTGTTAATAGAAAAATTCATCCACAAAGAGCAGGAATATTTTTATCATACGTTGTAAATCCGTTTGATAGATTTACTGCATCCATCGGGATTAGGTCAGATTATTATTCTCTTAATGAAGTTATGAAGTGGTCGCCAAGATTATCTATTGCGTATGATTTGACTGATCAACTTAGATTAAGTGCTAATACGGGAATTTTCTATCAGCAGTTACCGATGGTGTTGCTATCACAAAAGGAAAAGTTTAAGAAACTGAATAGTGTAACCGCATATCACTTCGGAGCAGGATTGGAATTTTTAGTTACACCGGATACAAAACTTTCGCTTGAAGTATATGATAAGGAATATGAAAATCTTCCTTTGACAAAACAAGATCCAAGTTTATGTGTGATTGATGGTGGTTTGAGCGGAAACTCTTTTGGTAACTATGATAATTTGGAAAACATTGGTAAAGGTTTTACAAGAGGAATAGAATTGCTTATTCAGAAAAAACTTGCAGAAGATTTTTATGGAATTATCAGCGGATCATATTTCCGAAGCAGATATCAAGACTACAACAGTGCCTGGAGAAATAGAATTTATGATAACAAATTTATTTTTAGTTTTATCGTTGGGTACAAACCAACCAACGATTGGGAGTTTAGTTTGCGCTGGACTTATGCCGGCGGAATTCCTTATACTCCGTTCAACATTGAAAAATCAAGCCAAGCAAGACTTGGAATAATTGATGATTCAAAAATAAATGAAGAACGTTATCCGGATTATCATTCACTAAATATCAGAGTTGATAAGAAATTTTTCTTCAGCTCACAAAGCGTAGATATTTATCTTTCAATCTGGAATACTTACAACAGAAAGAACATTACAGAGTATGTTTGGAACGCTGATAAAAATTTACAAGAAACAATTTTTCAGTGGAGCATTATGCCGATATTTGGAATCGAATGGGAGCTTTAA
- a CDS encoding helix-turn-helix domain-containing protein, whose translation MNIIAVIILLGIVQGFFVGFFLVTKKSGNRRANNILGAIFFVLSVSMGYYFFYTANLFFKYPHLQKTTFPTTLLFGPLIYFYVKIQTERNYKFIWNHALHFIPFVLVIILNLPFYLKDADYKLVYLSNPAIMKSSMDMLISIFQVIQTSTYIIITKKSINAHVQRLKNETSSLEKMNLHWLNICLNAIISIFVFIASHLVLIYLGVDLSSIYHVTLPIIITIFIFVFGYLGLIQPEIVFPLNDEISVKKYEKSNLTGEKGDEYLKKLLALMTNEKPYIDNILTLQKLADRLQITPHHLSQIINEKLNQNFFDFINTYRVEEAKKMLIDPNVQNLTVLAIAEECGFNSKSSFNTSFKKYTGITPSEFKKQTLQTL comes from the coding sequence ATGAATATAATAGCAGTAATTATTTTGCTTGGCATTGTCCAGGGATTTTTTGTCGGGTTCTTTCTGGTTACTAAAAAAAGCGGTAACCGAAGAGCAAATAATATCCTTGGTGCTATATTTTTTGTATTGTCAGTAAGCATGGGCTATTATTTTTTTTATACTGCTAATCTGTTTTTCAAATACCCGCACCTGCAAAAAACCACTTTCCCAACCACGCTGTTATTTGGACCACTTATTTACTTCTATGTAAAAATCCAGACCGAGAGAAACTACAAATTTATATGGAATCATGCGCTTCATTTTATACCATTTGTTTTAGTAATTATTTTAAACTTACCATTTTATTTAAAAGACGCTGATTATAAGCTTGTGTATCTTTCCAATCCTGCAATTATGAAAAGTAGTATGGATATGCTTATTAGCATTTTCCAGGTAATCCAAACTTCCACCTATATTATTATTACAAAAAAATCAATCAATGCTCATGTACAAAGATTAAAAAATGAAACTTCTTCACTTGAAAAAATGAATTTGCATTGGTTAAATATTTGTCTTAATGCTATCATTTCAATTTTTGTGTTCATCGCAAGTCACCTGGTTCTTATTTATCTTGGTGTTGATCTCAGTTCAATTTACCACGTTACTTTACCAATAATTATTACAATCTTTATTTTCGTATTTGGTTACCTTGGACTGATTCAACCGGAAATTGTATTTCCGCTGAATGATGAGATAAGTGTAAAGAAATATGAAAAATCAAATTTAACTGGTGAAAAAGGGGATGAGTATCTTAAAAAGCTTTTAGCTTTGATGACAAACGAAAAGCCATACATTGATAACATACTTACTTTGCAAAAACTTGCTGATAGACTTCAAATAACTCCACATCATCTTTCACAAATTATAAATGAAAAACTAAATCAGAATTTTTTTGATTTTATAAATACTTACCGGGTTGAAGAAGCAAAAAAAATGTTAATCGATCCAAATGTTCAAAATCTAACTGTACTTGCAATTGCAGAAGAATGTGGTTTCAATTCAAAATCTTCATTCAACACTTCTTTTAAAAAATATACTGGTATTACTCCTTCTGAGTTTAAAAAACAAACTCTGCAAACTTTGTAA
- a CDS encoding UPF0182 family protein, with the protein MKRNKKSFISMGLILGLFTIFFFWYMDFYGEMLWYQSLGYGDRFWISIFSQTGFAIAGAVISGIIVFVLTLNITNYKKFARSVILLISLVIGGLWGYTNWEIILKYFYAVPAGITEPIFNNDAGFYLFKFPFLQNVNSLLFTLSFISLIAIIFTTFFKISGEQMRFEFPVENTEQQLKPLYLNIGIFLLILALGKYLNRYELMYSKMGVVAGPGWTDVNILLPAYSIIIVITIIFALMFLIPPIRRFAQRKFQNVFKRLGQLRIAFLIFSLVVLFSIWFIAITAIPGLFQWLRVQPNEITFEVPYISNNIQLTRYGFGLNNIEEREYPITGDFTQTTVDSNPAIFNNIRLWDWHALQAVYKQFQEIRLYYEFTDVDVDRYTYDNKYRQVMISARELEVNNLPQQSQTFVNRIFKYTHGFGITLASVSEFTPQGLPHLLIKDIPPVSEFPNLKVDQPRIYFGEVTNTHVVVNSKEDEFDYPSGEDNVYYNYKTKSGVEINNFWRKFLYGWKFDGSSFLFSSYTTEKSSILFHRQIEERVKLLAPFLKFDEDPYIVLADGKLYWIIDAYTTSHYFPYSEPFSSNERIEFKEGETAKILENQIAGYLDGENYIRNSVKAVIDAFSGDVNFYIFDDKDPIIKVWNKIYPNLLKTKDKMPQSIHAHVRYPRDLLLTQGLIYAKYHMNDPRVFYNQEDLWIRATEKYYKDVKPVDPYYIMWQLPELNKPQFALVLPFTPKNRQVSIGWIAGMCDPGNYGKFIAYKFSKEKQVLGPQQVETKIDQDRFLSGQLTLWDQRGSNVIRGNTLAIPVDKTMFYVEPIYLQAETAAYPELRLVVVMHGDNLSYGETFDKALQGLFNKTDQPLPIAEQQMQGTKEQPAITNSQLIKNANDAFNNYLKNLGEKKFGESSKELENLQNYLKQLSEKSK; encoded by the coding sequence ATGAAAAGAAATAAAAAATCTTTTATTTCAATGGGTTTAATCCTCGGCTTATTCACAATTTTCTTTTTCTGGTATATGGATTTTTACGGCGAGATGCTCTGGTATCAATCGCTTGGATATGGGGACAGATTCTGGATCTCAATTTTCAGCCAAACTGGCTTTGCAATTGCCGGTGCAGTAATCAGCGGAATAATAGTTTTCGTTCTCACATTAAATATCACCAATTATAAAAAATTTGCCCGCTCAGTAATTCTTTTAATTTCTCTTGTTATCGGAGGACTTTGGGGATATACCAATTGGGAAATAATCCTTAAATATTTTTATGCCGTGCCTGCTGGAATAACAGAACCAATATTTAATAACGACGCTGGTTTTTATTTGTTCAAATTCCCCTTCCTGCAAAATGTTAATTCACTACTCTTTACTTTATCTTTTATTTCTTTAATTGCTATCATATTCACAACCTTTTTTAAAATTTCTGGCGAACAAATGCGTTTTGAATTTCCGGTTGAGAATACTGAACAACAATTAAAACCGCTTTATTTGAACATCGGAATTTTTCTTTTAATACTAGCTTTAGGTAAATATTTAAATCGTTATGAACTTATGTACTCAAAAATGGGAGTAGTTGCTGGTCCTGGATGGACGGATGTAAATATTTTACTTCCTGCATACAGCATAATAATTGTAATTACTATAATCTTTGCATTGATGTTTTTAATTCCACCAATAAGAAGATTTGCACAAAGGAAATTTCAAAATGTTTTTAAGCGATTAGGACAATTACGGATTGCATTTTTAATTTTCTCATTAGTCGTTTTATTTTCGATTTGGTTTATTGCAATTACAGCAATTCCAGGATTATTCCAATGGCTGCGCGTTCAACCAAATGAAATAACTTTTGAAGTGCCGTACATCTCAAACAATATTCAGCTTACTCGATATGGCTTCGGTTTGAATAATATCGAAGAAAGAGAATATCCTATAACAGGAGATTTTACGCAGACAACCGTTGACAGCAATCCTGCGATTTTTAATAATATTAGATTATGGGACTGGCATGCGCTTCAGGCAGTTTACAAACAGTTTCAGGAAATCAGACTTTATTATGAATTTACAGATGTAGATGTTGACCGCTATACTTATGATAATAAGTACAGGCAGGTTATGATATCTGCCAGAGAACTGGAAGTGAATAATCTTCCGCAGCAAAGCCAAACTTTTGTAAACAGAATATTTAAATACACACATGGATTTGGAATTACTTTAGCATCTGTTAGTGAATTCACTCCACAGGGTTTACCTCATCTTCTAATAAAAGATATTCCTCCTGTAAGTGAATTCCCTAACCTAAAAGTTGATCAGCCAAGAATTTATTTTGGTGAAGTTACAAATACTCATGTGGTTGTAAATTCAAAGGAAGATGAATTTGATTATCCCAGTGGTGAAGACAATGTTTACTATAATTATAAAACCAAAAGCGGAGTTGAGATAAACAATTTCTGGCGTAAGTTTTTATATGGATGGAAATTTGATGGAAGTTCATTCCTTTTTTCATCTTATACAACTGAGAAGAGCAGCATTTTATTTCATAGGCAGATTGAAGAACGTGTAAAACTGCTTGCACCTTTCCTTAAGTTTGATGAAGATCCATATATAGTGCTTGCAGATGGTAAGCTATACTGGATTATAGATGCTTATACAACTTCACATTATTTTCCTTACAGCGAACCGTTTTCATCAAATGAAAGAATAGAATTTAAAGAAGGTGAAACTGCAAAAATTCTGGAGAACCAGATTGCAGGATATCTTGATGGAGAAAATTATATCCGTAACTCTGTTAAAGCTGTAATTGATGCATTTAGTGGTGATGTTAATTTTTATATCTTTGATGATAAAGATCCGATAATTAAAGTATGGAACAAGATTTATCCTAACCTGCTTAAAACCAAAGACAAAATGCCGCAATCCATTCATGCTCATGTACGGTATCCCAGAGATCTGCTGCTTACACAGGGACTTATATATGCAAAATATCATATGAATGATCCACGTGTATTTTATAACCAGGAAGATTTATGGATACGGGCAACGGAAAAATATTATAAAGATGTTAAACCGGTTGATCCATATTATATAATGTGGCAATTACCGGAACTTAATAAACCGCAGTTTGCTCTTGTTCTTCCATTTACTCCAAAGAACAGGCAAGTTTCAATTGGCTGGATTGCCGGAATGTGCGATCCTGGTAACTACGGTAAATTTATTGCATACAAATTTTCTAAAGAAAAACAGGTGCTCGGTCCGCAGCAGGTTGAAACAAAAATTGATCAGGATAGATTTCTTTCCGGACAATTAACATTGTGGGATCAGCGTGGTTCCAATGTAATACGCGGAAACACACTTGCAATTCCAGTTGATAAAACTATGTTTTATGTTGAACCGATTTATCTTCAAGCGGAAACAGCCGCTTATCCAGAACTGAGACTTGTTGTTGTTATGCACGGCGATAATTTGAGTTATGGTGAAACATTCGACAAAGCATTGCAAGGATTGTTTAATAAAACAGATCAGCCTTTGCCAATAGCCGAACAGCAAATGCAGGGAACAAAGGAACAACCAGCAATAACAAACAGCCAATTAATTAAAAATGCCAACGATGCATTTAATAACTATCTTAAAAATTTAGGTGAAAAAAAGTTCGGTGAATCCTCTAAAGAATTAGAGAATTTGCAGAACTATCTTAAACAGTTATCAGAAAAATCAAAATAG
- a CDS encoding GNAT family N-acetyltransferase: MLAIKPVQTRDELNFIHQLFLEYASSLDFKLCFQNFDNELANLPGDYSPPSGRLLIAFYKSNPAGCVALRKHEANVCEMKRLYVKSEFRGKEIGKKLCESLIEESKKIGYEFMRVRYSSKYDCCNKTLSVFRI; encoded by the coding sequence ATGTTAGCAATAAAACCAGTCCAAACCCGGGATGAATTGAATTTCATCCACCAACTATTTTTGGAATATGCATCCTCACTTGATTTTAAATTGTGTTTCCAGAATTTTGATAATGAACTAGCTAATTTACCCGGAGATTATTCCCCGCCTTCCGGCAGACTACTAATTGCATTTTACAAATCCAATCCTGCAGGATGTGTTGCACTTAGAAAACATGAAGCGAATGTTTGCGAAATGAAACGGCTTTATGTTAAATCTGAATTCAGAGGAAAAGAGATCGGTAAAAAATTATGTGAAAGCCTCATTGAAGAATCTAAGAAGATTGGTTATGAATTTATGAGAGTTAGATACAGTTCCAAATATGATTGCTGCAATAAAACTTTATCAGTATTTAGGATTTAA
- a CDS encoding methyltransferase domain-containing protein: MPFRKLYHNPVKILFPYIKPGMKVLDVGSAMGYFSLPMAQLVGDSGNVIYVDLQEKMLSNLKRRVAKANLQNRIETRLSASTSLQINNVKEQIDFAPAFAVVHEVHVYKRFLSEIYNSLKKYSYLLIAEPKGHVRVSDFNNTIETALSIGF; the protein is encoded by the coding sequence ATGCCATTCAGGAAATTATACCACAATCCGGTAAAGATTCTCTTCCCATATATTAAACCGGGAATGAAAGTGCTTGATGTTGGAAGTGCGATGGGATATTTTAGTTTACCAATGGCTCAGCTTGTTGGTGATTCGGGTAATGTTATATATGTAGATTTGCAGGAGAAGATGCTGAGTAATCTTAAACGAAGAGTTGCTAAAGCAAATTTGCAAAATAGAATTGAAACACGCTTAAGTGCATCTACATCACTTCAGATTAATAATGTAAAAGAGCAGATTGATTTTGCACCGGCGTTTGCAGTAGTTCACGAAGTACATGTTTATAAAAGATTCCTTTCGGAGATTTATAATTCATTAAAAAAGTATAGTTATCTTTTAATTGCAGAACCGAAAGGTCATGTTAGGGTTAGTGATTTTAATAATACCATTGAAACAGCTTTGAGCATTGGTTTTTAA